In Rhodoferax koreense, a genomic segment contains:
- a CDS encoding universal stress protein, producing MKILLPVDGSEVSLEAVRQAIRMTRQGLRAHFVLANVQEPAHLYEMMINPDRALIERASAEAGEFALRGGEALLKQAGLAYESEVATGDPAHTIVDLVERFGCDMIILGARDKGSLRSALLGSVAHEVLHAAQVPVMVIKPRGEGDPVDEAALTDPVA from the coding sequence ATGAAAATCTTGCTACCCGTCGATGGCTCGGAAGTCTCGCTCGAAGCCGTGCGCCAGGCGATCCGCATGACGCGCCAGGGCCTGCGGGCGCATTTCGTGCTGGCCAACGTGCAGGAGCCGGCGCACCTCTACGAGATGATGATCAATCCCGACCGCGCCCTCATCGAGCGCGCCAGCGCCGAAGCCGGCGAGTTCGCGCTGCGCGGCGGCGAGGCACTGCTGAAGCAGGCGGGGCTCGCCTATGAATCCGAGGTGGCCACCGGCGACCCGGCCCACACCATCGTCGACCTGGTGGAGCGTTTCGGCTGCGACATGATCATCCTCGGCGCACGCGACAAGGGCAGCCTGCGCAGCGCCTTGCTGGGCTCGGTGGCGCACGAGGTGCTGCATGCCGCGCAGGTCCCGGTGATGGTGATCAAGCCGCGCGGCGAGGGCGATCCGGTGGACGAGGCCGCGCTCACCGACCCCGTGGCTTGA
- a CDS encoding alpha/beta fold hydrolase translates to MSLPQLVLIPGLACDAQMWRAPLDVLPVALRPMVSDVHTRLPTIETMAQALLDEHPGELLLCGASMGGMIAMQAAHLGGARVRGLVLIGTSARPETAAMRQLREGVLNLFAQGRAAEVLRANIPLALAPRHAADPVLAQAYLSMMLRAGDDQLTRQNRAVMARPDLRPHLPALRCATLVLCGDMDRLAPPEHSREIAGLVPGAELRMLAGCGHMPTMEAPEPVNREMLAWLRSAFAIGAPHPPQPAA, encoded by the coding sequence ATGTCCCTGCCGCAACTGGTCCTGATCCCCGGCCTGGCCTGCGATGCGCAGATGTGGCGTGCGCCACTTGACGTGCTGCCTGTCGCGCTGCGGCCGATGGTGAGCGACGTGCACACGCGCCTTCCGACGATCGAAACCATGGCACAAGCCCTGCTCGACGAGCATCCGGGGGAGCTGCTGCTGTGCGGCGCCTCCATGGGCGGCATGATCGCCATGCAGGCCGCGCATCTCGGCGGCGCGCGGGTTCGCGGCCTGGTCCTGATCGGCACCAGCGCCCGGCCTGAGACGGCGGCGATGCGGCAGCTGCGCGAAGGCGTGCTGAACCTCTTCGCGCAGGGCCGCGCGGCGGAGGTGCTGCGCGCCAACATCCCGCTGGCGCTGGCGCCGCGACACGCGGCCGATCCCGTGCTGGCGCAGGCTTATCTGTCGATGATGCTGCGCGCCGGAGACGATCAGTTGACGCGGCAGAACCGCGCCGTCATGGCGCGGCCTGACCTGCGGCCGCATCTGCCGGCCCTGCGTTGCGCCACGCTGGTGCTGTGCGGAGACATGGACCGGCTGGCGCCGCCCGAACATTCGCGCGAAATTGCGGGTCTGGTGCCGGGGGCCGAATTGAGAATGCTGGCGGGATGTGGGCACATGCCGACGATGGAAGCACCGGAACCGGTGAATCGCGAAATGCTGGCGTGGCTGCGCAGCGCCTTCGCTATTGGCGCACCACATCCGCCCCAGCCGGCGGCTTGA
- the lolA gene encoding outer membrane lipoprotein chaperone LolA, translated as MKNIVAAILIATGAHAACADGLESLENFVKTVKSGRADFTQVVTSPPKEGQAVRSKTSTGTFEFQRPSRFRFIYKKPFEQSIVADGQTLWLYDADLNQVTARRQSQVLGSTPAALIASAPDLRALQADFALQAAPDKDGLQWVVATPKAKDGQLQNVRIGFKAGDELAALEILDSFGQRSVMSFTKVEVNPSLPAENFQFKPPAGADVVRQ; from the coding sequence ATGAAAAATATTGTTGCTGCGATTTTGATAGCTACTGGCGCGCATGCTGCCTGCGCTGACGGCCTGGAAAGCCTGGAAAACTTCGTCAAGACCGTGAAGTCCGGCCGGGCCGACTTCACCCAGGTCGTGACCTCGCCGCCGAAGGAGGGCCAGGCCGTGCGCAGCAAGACCTCCACCGGCACCTTCGAATTCCAGCGGCCGAGCCGTTTTCGTTTCATCTACAAGAAGCCGTTCGAGCAGAGCATCGTGGCCGATGGCCAGACCTTGTGGCTCTACGACGCGGACCTGAACCAGGTCACCGCGCGCCGGCAGTCGCAGGTGCTCGGCAGCACGCCGGCCGCCTTGATTGCTTCCGCGCCCGACTTGCGTGCCCTGCAGGCCGATTTCGCGCTGCAGGCTGCGCCGGACAAGGACGGTCTGCAGTGGGTGGTGGCCACGCCCAAGGCCAAGGACGGCCAGTTGCAGAACGTGCGCATCGGCTTCAAGGCCGGCGATGAACTGGCCGCGCTGGAAATCCTGGACAGTTTCGGGCAGCGCTCGGTGATGAGTTTCACGAAGGTGGAGGTCAATCCTTCGTTGCCCGCCGAGAACTTCCAGTTCAAGCCGCCGGCTGGGGCGGATGTGGTGCGCCAATAG